GGGCTTGGTCATCCGGCCGAGGAACTGCCGGGCATAGGACGAGAGGCTCTCGGAGAAACGCCGCTGTCCTTCTGCATACAGGGTGTCAAAGGCCAGCGAGGATTTGCCCGAACCGGAAATGCCCGTGATGACCACGAACTTGCCGCGGGGAATCCGCAGGGTCAGATTCTTGAGATTGTTGACCCTGGCGCCTTTGATTTCTATGTATTCTTCCACTACTGGTCCTCTTCCTCTTTTTTCTTGAGATTCGCGACCAGGTCGCGCCCCCAGAGAACCCACACGGAAGCGGCCACGCCGGCCAGGAAGACGCACGCGAACAGGATCGTCACCTTGGACGGCTTGCTGCGCTTGAGCGGCACCTGCGGCGGGTTGATTACCGTGAAGACCGGCGTCTCGTGCTGCACCTTCGCCTGGGCGGCCTGCAGCTGCTGGGCGCAGGAATTATAGAGCTGGTAGCAGAGGTTCATCTCGTTCTGCAGGCGCTCCTGCTCGGTCCGGACGCGCTGGAGGACGACGCCCTGGTTGGAGTCGACATAGCGGGCGTAACGGGACTGGGCGGCATAGTAGTCCGCCTGGGCCTTGTCATAGAGCTGCTGATAGAAAGCGACATCCTGACGCGACTTCTGCGTCCGGTAATTGGTCACGTAGGTCTTCAGGCGCTCGATCACCTCCTCGGAGATCCGGGCGGCCACGTTCGGGTCCTGGGCCGTGACGGACAGCGAGATCACCGAAGTCTTCTTGTCCACGCCCAGCGAGACGCTCGAGCGGATGGCCTTGGCCACCCAGTCCTGCTCCTCGGTCAGCGCGGAAGGATCGATGGACGCATATCCCTCCACCTTCTCCTTCTTCTCACGGAACAGGCCGATGAACCAGCCCAGCGCGCGCATCGGCGCACGGAAGGCGGCGCTCCACCAGGGGCTGCGGGTGTAGTCCTTCAGATACGTATAATAGTCGACCGTCTTCTTCTCCTTCCTGTCCATGAACTCCACCTGCACCGGGAACAGCTCCACCACGAAAGGCGTGGAGGTGACGATGTCCGGATACAGGTCGGGATAGACAGCGTCGGACGTGCTCATCGTCGCGAGGTTGATGCCGGCCAGGCTCGCCAGCGAGCCGAGGCTGCTGCTGCTCTTGGCGACCGTCTCGGGCGCCAGCTTGGAAGAAACCGTATATTCCTTGGGAATGCTGAACCCGATCACCAGTCCCGCCACGGCGGCGATGCCGCACCATTTCAGGATCATCTTCCACTCCTTCAGGAGCTTGCGGAGCAGCTCCATGATGTCGATCTCGTCGTATTCCTCTTCCGCGAGCTGCGGTTCGACGTAATTCTTCTCTTCCATACGGCGGCACTATTTACTGTTACGGGAAATCATGGAAACGAGCGTGACGACCATCGTGGCCAGGGAGGTGGCGGAAGTGGCGATCGACACGACCTCGCCGGTCGAGACTTCGCGCCGCTGCGGCTTCTCGCGGACGATGATCTCGCAACCCGGCTCGATCTTCGCGCCGAGGGTGGCGCGCTTGGAGGTGCCGTTCATATAGACGATCGTCGTCTTGTTGCGCGCGGCACGGAAACCGTAGCCACCGGCCGCTTCGATATAATAGGAAAGCGGCTTGCCGGGCACGTACATGACCGTATTGGGATAGACCACGTTGCCGCTGATGCGGACCGTGGAGAGCATCTCCGGGATGAACAGCCGGTCGCCCTCGCGCAGGATGACGTCATATTCGGAACCGGGATTGGCCAGCGCCCTGTCCAGTTCGATACCGACCGAATAGGTGTCGCTCAGGGTGACATCCTTCACGTCGATTTCGCCTTCCTGCTCATCGGCGTTCCGGGCGAGCTTTAGCGTGGCCTGCTGCACCTTGCGCTCCTCTT
This Bacteroidales bacterium WCE2004 DNA region includes the following protein-coding sequences:
- a CDS encoding Chain length determinant protein, which codes for MEEKNYVEPQLAEEEYDEIDIMELLRKLLKEWKMILKWCGIAAVAGLVIGFSIPKEYTVSSKLAPETVAKSSSSLGSLASLAGINLATMSTSDAVYPDLYPDIVTSTPFVVELFPVQVEFMDRKEKKTVDYYTYLKDYTRSPWWSAAFRAPMRALGWFIGLFREKKEKVEGYASIDPSALTEEQDWVAKAIRSSVSLGVDKKTSVISLSVTAQDPNVAARISEEVIERLKTYVTNYRTQKSRQDVAFYQQLYDKAQADYYAAQSRYARYVDSNQGVVLQRVRTEQERLQNEMNLCYQLYNSCAQQLQAAQAKVQHETPVFTVINPPQVPLKRSKPSKVTILFACVFLAGVAASVWVLWGRDLVANLKKKEEEDQ